A stretch of the Clostridium fungisolvens genome encodes the following:
- the rplS gene encoding 50S ribosomal protein L19, translating into MNEILRAIEQEQIRTDLPQFNVGDTVKVHVKVKEGTRERIQVFEGVVIKRQNGGLRETFTARRIAYGVGVERTFPLNAPIIEKIEVTRRGKVRRAKLFYLRNRVGKAAKVKELI; encoded by the coding sequence ATGAACGAAATATTAAGAGCAATAGAACAAGAACAAATCAGAACTGATTTACCTCAATTTAACGTAGGTGATACTGTTAAGGTTCACGTAAAAGTTAAAGAAGGTACAAGAGAAAGAATCCAAGTTTTCGAAGGTGTTGTAATTAAGAGACAAAATGGTGGATTAAGAGAAACTTTCACTGCTAGAAGAATAGCTTATGGCGTTGGCGTTGAAAGAACTTTCCCACTAAATGCTCCAATCATAGAGAAGATTGAAGTTACAAGAAGAGGTAAGGTAAGAAGAGCTAAGTTATTCTACCTAAGAAATAGAGTAGGTAAGGCAGCTAAGGTTAAAGAATTAATCTAA
- the trmD gene encoding tRNA (guanosine(37)-N1)-methyltransferase TrmD, translating into MKINILTLFPDMFSVFEHSIIGRARNSGILDITTTNIRDFSASKHKKVDDYPYGGGAGMVMSAQPVVECIKAVKQNNSGKVIFLGPRGKTFNQEVAKEISKLDEVIFVCGHYEGIDERAYKYFDLELSLGDFVLTGGEMAAIPIIDSICRLIPGVLSSEESFVEESFYSGLLEHPQYTRPEVFEDESVPSVLLSGHHENIRKWRRKMSLRITKERRPDLFQNVKLTKEDIKLLKEYEKNVD; encoded by the coding sequence ATGAAGATTAATATTCTTACCCTTTTTCCTGATATGTTTAGTGTTTTTGAACATAGCATAATAGGTAGAGCAAGAAATAGTGGCATTTTAGATATAACTACTACTAATATTAGAGATTTTTCAGCTAGTAAGCATAAAAAAGTAGATGATTATCCATATGGTGGTGGTGCTGGTATGGTTATGAGTGCTCAGCCTGTGGTAGAATGCATCAAAGCTGTAAAACAGAATAATAGTGGTAAAGTAATTTTTTTAGGACCTAGAGGCAAAACCTTCAATCAAGAAGTTGCTAAAGAAATATCTAAACTAGATGAAGTTATTTTTGTTTGTGGACATTATGAAGGCATAGATGAGAGAGCTTATAAATATTTTGATCTAGAATTATCCTTAGGGGACTTTGTGCTTACTGGAGGAGAGATGGCTGCTATACCTATTATAGATAGTATTTGCAGACTGATTCCGGGAGTTTTAAGTAGTGAGGAAAGCTTTGTTGAGGAATCATTTTATAGTGGTTTGCTAGAGCATCCTCAGTATACTAGACCAGAAGTTTTTGAAGATGAATCGGTTCCAAGTGTTCTTTTATCAGGGCATCATGAGAACATAAGAAAGTGGAGAAGGAAAATGTCCCTTAGGATTACTAAGGAAAGACGTCCTGATTTATTTCAAAATGTAAAACTCACTAAAGAAGATATTAAGCTACTTAAAGAATATGAAAAAAATGTTGATTAA
- the rimM gene encoding ribosome maturation factor RimM (Essential for efficient processing of 16S rRNA): MNEFFNVGQIVNTHGVKGEVKVYPLTDDVNRFDDLKEILIDDKKAEVEWVKYQKDRVIVKIKGIDTMNDAEKLKQKYIRVTRENAVELPEDTYFISDLIGCNVSDTDGFNYGDVYDVIQTGSNDVYWVKGNKEILVPVLKEIVLDINIGEKKIIIKPSGEWQDED, from the coding sequence ATGAATGAATTTTTTAACGTAGGTCAAATTGTTAATACTCATGGAGTTAAAGGAGAAGTTAAAGTTTATCCTCTAACTGATGACGTAAACAGATTTGATGATCTAAAAGAAATTTTAATTGATGATAAAAAGGCTGAAGTTGAATGGGTAAAATACCAGAAAGATAGAGTTATAGTTAAAATTAAAGGTATTGATACCATGAATGATGCTGAAAAACTAAAACAAAAGTATATTAGAGTTACTAGAGAAAATGCTGTTGAACTTCCCGAAGATACATATTTTATATCTGATTTAATAGGATGTAATGTTTCTGATACAGATGGATTTAACTATGGTGATGTATACGATGTAATACAAACAGGAAGTAATGATGTTTACTGGGTTAAAGGTAATAAAGAGATTTTAGTTCCTGTATTAAAAGAGATAGTCCTTGATATAAATATTGGAGAGAAGAAAATTATAATAAAACCTTCAGGAGAATGGCAAGATGAAGATTAA
- a CDS encoding KH domain-containing protein: MKTLVEVIAKSLVDNPDSVQVNEVAGEQSIIIELKVAPEDMGKVIGKQGRIAKAIRTVVKAAAIKDNKRVVVEII, encoded by the coding sequence ATGAAGACACTAGTAGAAGTTATTGCTAAATCACTTGTTGATAACCCAGACTCAGTTCAGGTTAATGAAGTGGCTGGAGAGCAATCTATAATAATAGAGCTTAAAGTTGCTCCTGAAGATATGGGTAAAGTTATAGGAAAACAGGGTAGAATTGCTAAAGCTATAAGAACAGTAGTTAAGGCTGCAGCAATTAAGGACAATAAAAGAGTTGTTGTTGAAATTATCTAA
- the rpsP gene encoding 30S ribosomal protein S16, with product MAVKIRLRRMGSKKAPFYRVVVADSRSPRDGRFIEEIGYYNPIVQPEAEVKIDAEKAAKWLNNGAQPTDIVKKLFVKAGINK from the coding sequence ATGGCAGTAAAGATAAGACTAAGAAGAATGGGATCTAAAAAAGCTCCTTTCTACAGAGTAGTAGTAGCTGATTCAAGAAGTCCAAGAGACGGAAGATTCATCGAAGAAATAGGATACTATAACCCAATCGTTCAACCTGAAGCTGAAGTTAAAATTGACGCTGAAAAGGCTGCAAAGTGGTTAAACAACGGTGCTCAACCTACTGATATAGTTAAAAAGCTTTTTGTTAAAGCTGGTATAAACAAGTAA
- the ffh gene encoding signal recognition particle protein: protein MAFEGLASKLQDTLKKLKGKGKLTEKDIKEAMREVKLALLEADVNFKVVKKFIATVSEKCVGSEVLESLTPGQQVIKIVNDELTSLMGNTESKLNYADNGPTVFMMAGLQGAGKTTMCGKLALHMRKKNKKPLLVACDIYRPAAIKQLEVVGKQIDIPVFSMGDKVPAVDIAKAGVAHAKEHGYNLVIIDTAGRLHIDEELMQELKDIKTSVNPNEILLVVDSMTGQDAVNVAETFNASLDVTGTILTKLDGDTRGGAALSIRSITEKPIKFAGIGEKMNDIEVFHPDRMASRILGMGDVLSLIEKAQQAIDEKEAQQLSERMLSQEFNFDDYLSAMEQMKKLGPINKLLEMMPGVNTQQLEGLDLSDSENQMGRVKAIIQSMTAKERKNPNLISSSSSRKKRIAVGSGTTIQEINKLLKGYEMMKKQMKQFKSMQKNTKKGLFGKMPFFS, encoded by the coding sequence ATGGCTTTTGAAGGTTTAGCGTCTAAATTACAAGATACGCTTAAAAAGCTCAAGGGAAAAGGTAAACTAACTGAGAAAGATATAAAAGAAGCCATGAGAGAGGTTAAGCTCGCATTACTTGAGGCTGACGTAAACTTTAAAGTAGTTAAAAAGTTTATTGCGACTGTAAGTGAAAAATGCGTAGGATCTGAAGTGTTAGAAAGCCTTACACCAGGACAACAAGTTATAAAAATAGTTAATGATGAGCTAACATCTTTAATGGGAAATACTGAAAGCAAACTGAACTATGCAGACAATGGCCCAACAGTTTTTATGATGGCAGGTCTTCAAGGTGCAGGTAAAACAACTATGTGTGGAAAGCTTGCTCTTCACATGAGAAAGAAAAATAAAAAGCCTTTATTAGTTGCTTGTGATATTTATAGACCAGCTGCTATTAAACAATTAGAGGTTGTTGGTAAGCAAATAGATATTCCTGTGTTCTCTATGGGAGATAAAGTACCTGCTGTTGATATAGCTAAAGCAGGAGTAGCTCATGCTAAAGAACATGGATATAATTTAGTTATTATTGATACTGCTGGTAGACTTCATATAGATGAAGAGCTTATGCAGGAACTTAAAGATATAAAAACTTCAGTAAACCCTAATGAAATCTTACTTGTTGTTGATTCAATGACTGGTCAGGATGCTGTAAATGTTGCTGAAACTTTTAATGCATCATTAGATGTTACTGGAACAATACTTACAAAGCTTGATGGTGATACTAGAGGTGGTGCTGCTCTATCAATTAGAAGCATTACTGAAAAGCCTATAAAGTTTGCTGGTATTGGTGAGAAAATGAATGATATTGAAGTGTTCCATCCAGATAGAATGGCTTCAAGAATTCTTGGTATGGGTGATGTTTTGTCACTTATAGAAAAAGCTCAGCAGGCAATTGATGAAAAAGAAGCTCAACAACTTAGTGAAAGAATGTTAAGTCAAGAATTTAACTTTGATGATTATCTAAGTGCAATGGAGCAGATGAAAAAGTTAGGACCTATTAATAAGCTGCTTGAGATGATGCCAGGAGTAAATACTCAACAACTTGAGGGGTTAGACCTTTCAGACAGTGAAAATCAAATGGGAAGAGTTAAAGCAATCATTCAGTCAATGACTGCAAAAGAAAGAAAAAATCCTAACTTGATTTCAAGTTCTTCTTCGAGAAAGAAGAGAATAGCTGTAGGTTCTGGTACTACAATTCAAGAAATAAATAAGCTTTTAAAAGGCTATGAAATGATGAAGAAACAAATGAAGCAATTTAAATCAATGCAAAAAAATACTAAAAAAGGTTTGTTTGGTAAAATGCCTTTCTTTAGTTAA
- a CDS encoding putative DNA-binding protein → MEDRFEISLLLDYYIDLLTEKQKDIMFMYYNDDFSLAEIAEINNTSRQAIHDLIKRCDKQLINYEEKLQLVEKSKIRKSKKNDLIKKLTNEYMLSKELVEDIDEMLDEIINS, encoded by the coding sequence ATGGAAGACAGATTTGAGATTTCTCTGTTACTAGATTATTACATAGACTTATTAACTGAGAAACAAAAAGATATAATGTTCATGTATTATAATGATGATTTTTCATTAGCAGAGATTGCTGAGATAAATAACACTAGCCGTCAAGCAATTCACGATTTGATTAAAAGATGTGATAAACAACTTATTAATTATGAAGAAAAGCTACAGCTTGTGGAAAAAAGTAAAATAAGAAAATCTAAGAAAAATGACCTAATAAAAAAACTTACTAACGAATATATGTTGTCAAAAGAATTAGTAGAAGATATAGATGAAATGCTAGATGAAATTATTAATTCGTAG
- the ftsY gene encoding signal recognition particle-docking protein FtsY, translating to MFGGLFEKLKSGLSKTRDNFTDRITEVLNLAVTIDEDLYDELEEILITSDIGMDTTVEIIDRLKSRIKAEKIKDPTEVKPCLKNVIADMLNEGVENKETNDKQKVMLVIGVNGVGKTTSIGKLASKYKNEGKKVILAAADTFRAAASDQLEIWSNRAGVDIVRHQEGSDPAAVVYDGIQATKARNMDILICDTAGRLHNKKNLMNELSKINRIIDREFEEASKETLLVLDATTGQNAVIQAKQFMEACPIDGIILTKLDGTAKGGVVISIKNSLNIPVRYIGVGEGVEDLQEFDPQGFADALF from the coding sequence ATGTTTGGTGGATTATTTGAAAAATTAAAATCGGGACTTAGTAAGACTAGGGATAACTTTACAGACAGAATTACTGAAGTTTTAAACTTAGCAGTAACAATTGATGAGGATCTTTATGATGAACTCGAAGAGATACTAATAACATCAGATATTGGTATGGATACAACAGTAGAAATTATAGATAGACTAAAATCTAGAATTAAAGCTGAAAAAATTAAAGATCCAACAGAAGTTAAGCCGTGCTTAAAAAATGTAATTGCAGATATGCTTAATGAAGGTGTAGAAAATAAAGAAACTAATGATAAGCAAAAAGTAATGTTAGTTATAGGGGTAAACGGCGTAGGAAAGACAACATCTATAGGAAAATTAGCATCTAAATACAAAAATGAAGGAAAAAAAGTAATATTGGCTGCAGCAGATACTTTTAGAGCTGCTGCTAGTGATCAATTAGAGATATGGAGTAATAGAGCTGGGGTTGATATAGTAAGACATCAAGAAGGATCAGATCCTGCTGCTGTTGTTTATGATGGAATTCAAGCAACTAAAGCTAGAAATATGGATATACTTATTTGTGATACTGCAGGAAGACTTCATAATAAGAAAAATTTAATGAACGAATTATCAAAAATTAATAGAATAATTGATAGGGAGTTTGAAGAAGCTTCAAAAGAGACTCTTTTAGTTTTAGATGCTACAACTGGTCAAAATGCAGTTATTCAAGCGAAGCAATTTATGGAAGCGTGTCCTATTGATGGCATAATCTTAACTAAGTTAGATGGTACTGCAAAAGGTGGAGTAGTTATTTCAATAAAGAATTCTTTAAACATACCAGTAAGATATATTGGTGTTGGTGAAGGTGTAGAAGACCTTCAAGAATTCGATCCACAAGGGTTCGCTGATGCATTATTTTAA